The genomic segment GTCCGAAGTCCAGAGAAGAGCTCGAACAAAGGGGCGACCTGACCCTGGACAACTGGCTCACCTTCCTCCGGAGCGTGCTCCCGCGGGCAGGATACGTGGGTCTGCTTCAGCACCAGTATCGCTCCTCGACAGTGGACGAACGCTTCGAAATCACGCGCGAGCAACGCAGGGTCTCCGAGCTGGAGAAGCAAGTCTTCCCCTGGCGGGAGAATGTGCTCTACGAGATCGTTGCGGGCTGAGCGCTCACCCCGTGGGGCTCGCGTGCCGCATGCGCTGGGCCAGTGAGATGATGGACTTGGTGATCGTCGCCCGCGCCACCAGCCGGTCTCCCGCGGCGGCCTCCACGGAGACGAACGCCAGCGTGCGGCCGCGCTTGTCCACGTGTGCACGGAACGTGACCTCGCTGCCTGTCGGCGCCGTGGCCACGATGGAGAAGTGCGCGTCGTGCGTGACAGCCGCCTCGTCCGTGCCGAGCATGAGCGCCACCGCGAACCACGCGCTGCAGTCCAAGAGGCCATACAGCTCGGTGCCGTTCAGCTGCCCGGTGCCGCCCGCCAGGGCCTCGGTGACCGTCACGCTGCCCACCGCATCACCGGGCACGCACTCGGAGAGCTCGTAGCCGCAGCGCGCCAGGAAGGGCAGCTTGGTCGCGTAGGACATCACCTCGCGCTGGGCCGCGAGATCGAGGGGCGTGTCGGTAGCCATCCCGCGAGGATAGCTAGGTTCGCGCGCGCATGCGGTTGTTCCGTGGCCATGCGCTCACTCTACCGGGGTTGTTCCTTCGCTCCCAAGCTCCCCGTTGACCCTGGGGTCAGAGGGGCGTTCCCTATGGACATGCGCAACCCACTGGTCCTGTCGCTCTTCTACAGCGGCGCTTCCGCGTTCCTCTCGGCCTGCGGGGGCTCACCGCCCACGGAGGCCGCGTCGAGCGAGAGTTCGAGCACGGCGCCCACCGCCGGTGAGGAGCCCGCGCGCCCAGCAGCTCCCCGCTACACGGTGCACGAGTGGGGCCTGGTGGACGTGGCGGCCGATGGCAGCGTGGAGCTGGCCACCGGTCCGGGCCAGGCCAACCTGGCGCCCCCGCACCCACACCCGGTCGTGACCCCCGACTCAGGTCACGGCATGGCGCGCAAGCCGGTGCTCTACTTCCACCTCATCGACGGCGAGGTGCAGGTCAGCGTGTCGGCCACCATGACGTTCGGCAGCATGCTGGAGCGCTTCCCGGCCACCGCCATGAACGGGCCCGACCTGCGCTGGGATCAGGTGCGCATCGTGGGCCGCGCGTGCGGCGCCCACACCTACCCCACGGTGGGAAGCGCGGGCTGCCAGGGCATCGCGGACAACTACTGCGAGGCCGCGGAGCTCGCCACCTACGAGGCCAGCGACGCGAGCTGCCTGGTGGTGGACGGGCGCGACTACAACCACCTCTTCTACCGAGGCGGCGGCCGGGGCATGAGCGTGCCCATCACGGTCACGCGGAACGGCGGCGACCTCACCGTGAACAACGCGAGCGCGTTCGCCATCCCGCTGGCGCTCTCGGTGTCCACCGACACGGGCAGCCGGCGTGATCGACGCGCGGCGCCTCCGGCCGTCAACATCCGCCGCTTCGGCCGCATCCCCGCAGGCACCAGCACCGAGTTCCACGAGTCCATCCCGGTGGACCAGGCGCTCACCATGGTGCGCGCCGAGCTGGGCCTGCTGGGGCTCACCGGCCCGGAGATCCAGGCCTTCATGAACGCGTGGGAGCAGGCCGTGTTCCGCGCCCCCAACGTGGGCACCAGCGTGATCTACCTGCTGCCGCCCGAGCTGGTGGACGCCGTGAGCACGCTGTCGCTCACGCCACCTCCGGAGGCCACGCGGCGCGCCATGATGGTGCGCGTGGAGATCTGAGCGGGGCGCGGCTCCAAGTGCCTCGTCGCAGCGGTCTTGACCGGGTTGGCGACGGGCCGTTGATGGGCACCCACGGCTGAAGCCGTGGGCAGCAAACCAGGTGATCGTGCTTCCGAAAGTCCCCCGCCTGTCGGCGGCGGACTACGTGGCGGACAGCAGGGTGTGTTCTACCCAAGGTGGCCGGACACATGGGTCGCCACTCGAGCTGGGCCATCCTCTGCAGGAGGATGCGCCCGACTACCCTCTGTAGAGCGGTGGCCAACTTCGACCACGCAGTCCGACCCCCGAGGGGCGGACTTTCGGCAGGTCCAGGCCTGGTTTGCTGCCCACGGCTTCAGCCGTGGGTGCCCATTGTCCCTTGCTGCAAGGCGAGTCGGTGATCGCACTGCCTACGAGAGGAAGATCTGGGCCAACCCCGGGAGCGCCTCCGCGCCATACGACACTGCGCCCACAGGCACGCGCCCCTCGACGGCCTCGATGACGCGGGCCGTCCATGTGGGCCCGAATGCGCCGCAGAGCTCGATGAGCTGGACGCCCTCGGCGAGCAGCTGCGCTGCAGCCGCCGGCCCCTCCTCGGGGGAAGCGATGCCCACGATGCTCATCTCGAACGAGCGGGATGAGAGCTGCTGCCGAGCGTCGAGCTCGGCGCCGACCACGATGAATCCGAATCGATGGAGTGCCATGCCACGAACCTAGCGCCGCGTGGTCCGTGCCTCCACGACTGTTGTGGACTACATTCAGACCCATAGGGTCTATTCATGCTCGACCTCGATCGCGTCCATGCATTCACGGTGGTGGCCAAGCACGAGAACGTCTCGCGCGCGGCCGAGGAGCTGCACATCTCCCAGTCGCCGCTCAGCCGTCAGGTCCTGGCGCTCGAGGCCGAGCTCGGGGTGCAGCTCTTCACGCGCACGCGGAAGCGGCTGCGCCTCACCGCGGAGGGACGGGCGTTCCTGGCAGACGCCCACCGGCTGCTCGAGCACGCGGCCTCGGTGGAGGCGCGTCGCCCCACACCGCTGACTGTTGGATACGTGCCCGCGGCGGTGCATGGTGGGGCGCTCCCGCGTGACCTCGAGCGTTGGCGGCGCAAGCACCCCGAGCAGCCCATCCGCCTCCGCGCGATGCGCACGTCCGAGCAGCTGGACGCCCTGGCTTCGGGCGCCATCGACGTGGCGTATGTCCATGCCTCAGCGGCCGGCCTCGAGAGCACGCTCGTGCTCCAGGAACGCTTCGTGCTCGCCGCGCCACGTCGAGGGAAGCCCGCCGCCCTGCTGAGCGAGCTCCCGCTCATCTGGACATCCGGGTCCGCTCACGCGCTCGGAGAGCTGCGGGACGCCTGCGCCAGTCTCGGCGCCACGCCCGATCTCGGCATCGAGGCGCACGACCCGTTCGTGGTCCTCGAGCTCGTGGCGGCCGGTCTCGGGGTCTCGCTGGTGCAGGCGAGCCTGCGGCGCCGAGCGCCGGACGGGGTGCGCTTCGTGGCGCTGCCCGAGACCTTCCCGCTCGACGTGCGCGTGTACCGAGCCGTGGCGCCACACCTCGCGGAGCAGGCGGCCACGGTGTTCCGCCCAGCTCCTGCGCCGCGTGGCGCCTGACGTCCGGTGGGTCGCGCTCTCAGAGGCGCTCGAACACCGCCGCGATGCCCTGACCGCCGCCGATGCACATGGTCACCAGCGCGTAGCGACCGCCCGTGCGGCGCAGCTCGTAGATGGCCTTGATGGCCAGGAACGCGCCGGAGCAGCCGATGGGGTGGCCCAGCGCGATGGCGCCGCCGTTGGGGTTGGTCTTGGCTGGGTCCAGCCCGAGCCCGCGCGAGACGGCAATGGCCTGCGCCGCAAAGGCCTCGTTGGACTCGATGACGTCCATCTGGTCGAGCGTGAGGCCGCCCTTCTTCAGCGCCAGCTTGGTCGCCGGGATCGGGCCCTCGCCCATGATGTGGTTGGGCACGCCCGCCACCGCATAGGACACCAGGCGCGCGAGCGGCGCGTTGCCGGCCCCCGCGGCCACGGCAGCGTCCGCCATCACCAGGAACGCGGCGCCATCGTTGATGCCCGACGCGTTACCGGCCGTGACGCTGCCGTCCTTCTTGAAGGCCGGCTTCATCTTGCTCAGCGTCTCGAGCGTGGTGTCGGGGCGCACGTGCTCGTCCTTGTCCACCACCACGTCGCCCTTGCGGGTCTTCTTGGTGATGGGGACGATCTGCGAGACGAAGCGCCCGTCGGCGATGGCCGCTGCGGCGCGCCGGTGCGACTCGACCGCCAGCTGGTCCTGCTCTTCGCGGGTGATGCCCCACTTCTCCACCAGGTTCTCGGCCGTGATGCCCATGTGGCCCACGCCGAACGGGTCGGTGAGCGTGTCCACCATGGAGTCGATCAGCGTGGTGTCCCCCATGCGGGCGCCGTTGCGCATCGCCGTGGACAGGTAGGCCCCCCGCGACATGACCTCCACGCCGCCGCCCACGCCGAAGTCGGCGTCGCCCAGCAGGATGTTCTGCGCCGTGGTCACGATGCCCTGCAGGCCCGAGGAGCACAGGCGGTTCACGCCCATGGCCACCGAGTCCATGGACAGCCCCGCCTGGATGGACGCCACGCGCGCCACGTAGGCGAAGCGCGGGCCGGTGGGCACGCAGTTGCCCACGGTCACGTATTGGATGCGGGCCGGGTCCACGCCAGAGCGCGAGACCGCCTCTTTCATGACGGTGCCAGCCAGCTCGTGCGGCTCGATGTCCGCGAGGCTGCCGCCGAAGCTGCCGATGGGAGAGCGCGCCGCGCCCAGGATCACTACATCGCGTTGGGTCATGGCGGGACGATAGCGCGAAGCGAGTTGCAGCGCTGCGGCTGAACGCAATCGCCCAGCAGGGGGAGCGCGAGCGCGAGCCCGGGCTTGACCCGGACGACGCCCACGGCCTACCACCGCCCCATGGACTACGTCTTCCTCGGTGGCACCGGCATCCGCGTCTCAGAGCTGTGCTTCGGCACCATGTCGTTCGGGGGCGACGCCGACGAGGCCACCTCGGCGCTGCTGTACGCGCGCTGCCGAGAGGCGGGCGTGAACTTCTTCGACACGGCCGACGTGTACGCGGGCGGCGCGTCCGAGCGCATCCTGGGGAAGCTCATGGCGCACGAGCGCGACGCGCTGGTCATCGCCAGCAAGGCGTACTTCCCCACGGGCAAGGGGCCCAACGACCGGGGCAGCAGCCGGTACCACCTGACGCGCACGGTGGAGGCGTCACTCCGGCGCCTGGGGACCGACCGGCTGGACATCCTGTACCTGCACTACTTCGACGCGCGCACCGACCTCGAGGAGACGCTGCGCGGCGTGGAGCTGCTGGTGCAGCAGGGCAAGGTCCTGCACCCCGCCGTGAGCAATTGGAGCGCGTGGCAGACCGTGCAGGCGCTCGGCATCGAAGCCCACCACGGCTGGGCCAAGGTCGCCTGCCACCAGCCCATGTACAACCTGGTGAAGCGCCAGGCCGAGGTGGAGATCCTGCCCATGGCCGCCGCCATGAACCTGGGCGTGTGCCCTTACAGCCCGCTCGGCGGTGGGCTGCTCAGCGGCAAGTACAGCGCCGCGGCAGACGCCGGCACCGGCAGCGGCCGCATCACGGCGAACCCCATGTACGCCTCGCGCTACGCCGACCCGCGCGAGCACCAGACGGCCGAGGCCTTTGCGCGCTTCGCCAAGGACCGCGGCCTGCACCCGGTGAGCCTCGCAGTGGCCTGGGTGGGCGCACACCCCGCGGTCACCTGCCCCATCCTGGGCGCCCGCAACGTGGAGCAGCTGGACCCGGCGCTCGCGAGCGTGAGCATCGGGATGACGCCCGAGCTGCGCGCCGAGGTGAGCGCGCTCTCGCCCACGCCGCCGCTGGCGACGGACCGCGCCGAAGAGGCCAGCGGTCAGGGCTATGGCGCGCGCTGACTCGGCCGCGCGTTGAAGGCACCGTCCAGTGCAGCTAGCCTCGCGCGATGACCACCTCCGCCCGTGCCCTGGTTGAGAAGCTGCTCGCGTCCGACCACGCGCTCCTGCGCGAAGGGGCCGAGCGCACGCTCGACGCGCTGCTGGAGCGGCCGCTGTCGCGCTACCTGGACGACGCCGCCATGGAGACGCTGGTCACGCTGATCACGGCAGCCGTGACCGAGCCCAACACGAAGCGGGTGATCGACGCGCACGTGCACCCCGGGCTCGACCGGCAGATTGCCCGCAGCACCGCCAACGGCGAGACGCTGGGGGACCTGCTGCCGCCCGGTGGGGAGGCCACGCTGCTGGCCATCCTCGAGAAGACGCGGCTGCCGCGCGCCGAGTGGGCCGCTGGCACCGTGGACGCCGGGCTAGTGCGCAAGCTGGTGAGCCCCGTGATTCAAGACACGCTGCTGCGCTTCGCCAAGCGCCTGCCCATCCCAGGCCTCGGCGGCGACGGCGGGTCTTCCATGCCAGACCCGCTGGGCCTCGGAAAGAAGCTGCGCGACGCCAAGAACCCGCTGTCGGGCATGGGGAAGGGGCTCATGGGCGGCGTGGACAAGAAGCTGCAGTCGGTGGCCCGCGACTTCGCCGAGTCCGCCACCACGGACATGCGCAACGCGCTGGTGGAGCGCCTGCGCAGCGACGAGGGCAAGGACCTGCTGAGCCAGATCCGCGCGCACGCCAGCAAGCACCTCTTGGCGGTGCCGCTGGCCACCGTGCTGCGCGAGGTGGACGGGCTGCCGCGCGCCGACATCGAGGCGTTCATCCCCGCGGTGGCCGCGCACAACGTGGGGCGGGTGCAGCTTCACGACACGCTGCGGGCGGAGCTGCGCGCCGTGCTGGCCGTGGAGGGCGAACGCCCGCTGCGCGAGCTGCTCGAGACCTATGGGCTGCTAGCCGAGGTGAAGCGCGAGCTGCCGCCCGTGCTCACCAAGGTGGCCGCCGAGGTGCTGAGCGACGCGCCCATGCTGGAGTGGATCGAGCGCGTGCTCGCTTGAGCTTGCGCCCCGTCAGAGCTGCGCGCCTGCGCCGGGACCCACGAACAAGTCCCCGATCTCGCGCGTGACCACGGATTCCACCTCGCTCATCTGCGCCTCGATGCAGCGCGTCACCATGGGGAAGCGCTGCCAGTAGTCGGAGCGCAGCGTCTCGTCGGTGGGCGCGGGCACCTCGACCGTGCGCGTGAGCGTGGGGCCGCCCGTCGCGGTGGCGGTGATGGTGGCGGTCGTGTCGAACAGCGGGCAGACGTACGTTCGATCGTAGCGGTGCACACGGCCCCCAGCGGCCGGCCGCACGTGGAGATCCACGCGCACTCGGCCGTCGCCGTATGGACTGATCTGCACGCGCAGCGGCGGCTCCGACAGGTCGGCGCCGAGCAGCCGCGAGAAGCGGTGCTGGATGGACTCGGGGCCGCTGAAGCCCAGGGTGTACATGCCCGTGGCCGAAGCGAAGCTCCCCACTTGGTCCGAGCTTCGCGCCGTGGCGCGCGCGGCCTGCTCCACGGCGGCGGTCTCCGTGCCGGGTGGCGGCACGATGCTCAGGCCGATGAAGGGCGACGAGAAGGCTGGGCCAGCGGCCACGGCGGCGAGCCACTGCTTGGCCTCCTCGGTGGCGCCCAACGCGCGCCAGGTCGCCACGCGCTGCGAGCTCATCGACAGCTCCACCTCGTCCATGCGGGCACGCTGCGCATCCGACTCGTCGGCGCGCGCCATGCGGTCGAGGACCACTATTTTGAATCCATATCCGAGC from the Sandaracinaceae bacterium genome contains:
- a CDS encoding LysR family transcriptional regulator; protein product: MLDLDRVHAFTVVAKHENVSRAAEELHISQSPLSRQVLALEAELGVQLFTRTRKRLRLTAEGRAFLADAHRLLEHAASVEARRPTPLTVGYVPAAVHGGALPRDLERWRRKHPEQPIRLRAMRTSEQLDALASGAIDVAYVHASAAGLESTLVLQERFVLAAPRRGKPAALLSELPLIWTSGSAHALGELRDACASLGATPDLGIEAHDPFVVLELVAAGLGVSLVQASLRRRAPDGVRFVALPETFPLDVRVYRAVAPHLAEQAATVFRPAPAPRGA
- a CDS encoding PaaI family thioesterase, whose protein sequence is MATDTPLDLAAQREVMSYATKLPFLARCGYELSECVPGDAVGSVTVTEALAGGTGQLNGTELYGLLDCSAWFAVALMLGTDEAAVTHDAHFSIVATAPTGSEVTFRAHVDKRGRTLAFVSVEAAAGDRLVARATITKSIISLAQRMRHASPTG
- a CDS encoding aldo/keto reductase, whose translation is MDYVFLGGTGIRVSELCFGTMSFGGDADEATSALLYARCREAGVNFFDTADVYAGGASERILGKLMAHERDALVIASKAYFPTGKGPNDRGSSRYHLTRTVEASLRRLGTDRLDILYLHYFDARTDLEETLRGVELLVQQGKVLHPAVSNWSAWQTVQALGIEAHHGWAKVACHQPMYNLVKRQAEVEILPMAAAMNLGVCPYSPLGGGLLSGKYSAAADAGTGSGRITANPMYASRYADPREHQTAEAFARFAKDRGLHPVSLAVAWVGAHPAVTCPILGARNVEQLDPALASVSIGMTPELRAEVSALSPTPPLATDRAEEASGQGYGAR
- a CDS encoding acetyl-CoA C-acyltransferase family protein, coding for MTQRDVVILGAARSPIGSFGGSLADIEPHELAGTVMKEAVSRSGVDPARIQYVTVGNCVPTGPRFAYVARVASIQAGLSMDSVAMGVNRLCSSGLQGIVTTAQNILLGDADFGVGGGVEVMSRGAYLSTAMRNGARMGDTTLIDSMVDTLTDPFGVGHMGITAENLVEKWGITREEQDQLAVESHRRAAAAIADGRFVSQIVPITKKTRKGDVVVDKDEHVRPDTTLETLSKMKPAFKKDGSVTAGNASGINDGAAFLVMADAAVAAGAGNAPLARLVSYAVAGVPNHIMGEGPIPATKLALKKGGLTLDQMDVIESNEAFAAQAIAVSRGLGLDPAKTNPNGGAIALGHPIGCSGAFLAIKAIYELRRTGGRYALVTMCIGGGQGIAAVFERL